The Lates calcarifer isolate ASB-BC8 linkage group LG6, TLL_Latcal_v3, whole genome shotgun sequence genome includes a region encoding these proteins:
- the tmem9 gene encoding transmembrane protein 9, which translates to MSGRGGSWSFIVAAALTVFLLDVVVFAQAKSFEDVRCKCICPPYRNITGHIYNRNVSQKDCNCLHVVEPMPVPGHDVEAYCLLCECKYEERSSNTIKVTIIIYLSVVGALLLYMLFLLLVDPLIRKHDPYTQPLHNEEDSEEMRPQVDSSQARGNTVLERVEGAQQRWKKQVQEQRKTVFDRHKMLS; encoded by the exons ATGTCTGGTCGGGGAGGATCCTGGTCCTTCATAGTTGCCGCAGCGTTGACCGTATTTCTGTTGGACGTTGTTGTTTTTGCCCAGGCCAAG aGCTTTGAGGATGTTCGCTGCAAGTGCATCTGCCCTCCCTACAGAAACATCACTGGCCACATATATAACCGAAATGTCTCCCAGAAGGATTG taaCTGCCTCCATGTAGTGGAGCCCATGCCGGTGCCTGGCCATGATGTTGAGGCTTACTGCTTGTTGTGTGAGTGCAAGTATGAGGAACGAAGCAGCAACACCATCAAG GTGACCATCATCATTTACCTGTCTGTTGTGGGTGCACTGCTGCTTTACATGCTGTTTCTGCTACTGGTTGATCCTCTTATCCGCAAACATGACCCCTACACCCAGCCGCTGCACAATGAGGAGGACTCTGAG gagaTGCGTCCGCAGGTGGACAGCAGCCAGGCAAGAGGAAACACAGTGCTGGAGCGGGTCGAGGGAGCACAGCAGCGCTGGAAAAAGCAGGTCCAGGAACAACGCAAGACTGTCTTTGACCGCCACAAGATGCTTAGTTAG